DNA sequence from the Liolophura sinensis isolate JHLJ2023 chromosome 1, CUHK_Ljap_v2, whole genome shotgun sequence genome:
ACAACATagctatatataggcctatatattatcATTATGTACTCTATACTTTGCTCTGAGACTTTTACTGTagttttcaacagttttattgttgaaaaaattaactgggaaaattcagttttttacaatatttgcGAAATCATTTTGACACCTACCCTCTTCCTGTTACGTTTTGTGAAAGCTTTTCTGTGGGGTGTGCTGACAGGTCGAacagactgttgttgttgttgtttcggtACTTCAGACAAAGGACTCGATATCTCAATTGACAGGGGAATGTCCGGTACAGCACCTGTTGTTAGCCGTGCTACTGCATTTTCATAGCCCAGGCTCGCCAACTTCTCTGGGTCTCGATCAAACATGCATTTGGAGAAATGCTTACTGCACAGTTTGTGGTGGTACTTGAGATCGAAGTCCCTCTTGCAATAATGAAGCCAGACTTTCCTCGTGGTCGCATCTTTTggaaaggcaaagaaagaaattccacCTCCCTTGACAAGCTGACTATTGCATCCGTAAGCTGCACAGATCACAGGCATAACTAcctttcaaaaatttctcaaacaacAGCAAATTTGGGTCGAAATAAATGCCTTTTGGTCGCGTGTTTATAGCCTTCTATTATAGAACTTCTGCACGCATGGAGCCAGAGTCTTCTTACCGTGACGTCACGGGCTCAGCAGCCTCGCTTTGAAATTCACAATATGCATATTCAGCCGAGCGGTATTCGTCGCCGGTTGCATCAGAACGACTACAAGCAGGCCGTTTGTGGTTACAGGGGCCCAAATACTATCAATATGatctttttaaacagtttggaggcacaaataatttattttcttgacagtattcctttaaaagaaataattttgattatatgtacattaacatGGGCGTATGAAAGAGGGTTCACAGAAAGCAGACGTACTGTGGAGAAAATTTAGGATCTGGACCGTTAGGAAAAGAAGATCCCGAAGCAAAGAAGTGTCACATGTGGTTCCTGAACACGATAATACAGATGATCCGTTCATGTCCACGAAAACTGAATACtcttttgacaagtcacatgatgcCGCAGTACTTTTTAGCTTTTAGTAagaaaagagtttgaactcgaatCCTCTTATTAAGTGTCCATGGtgtcaaaaataatttgtggTTGAAATGTAAGGTAAGAGCCAAATGTCTCCAGTaacaaatatactatccaaaaaaaaagaaacgcataacccggttttttgcggaggtgatgcagtcttttcaattatgcataactaaataagaattgctattttgcaaatatttttttacacagattaaggaagggtccatatctagacaacaaggccatcaagttgaggtaagacactcacaatgagtctcccacttgaggggaatgtcagtatctgttgtgaccaccacgggcacgaataacagttctgacacgccttgtcatggactggatgagacgctggatagaggcctggggaatgttctgccactcctcctgcaaacatgcaacttgctcttgaagcgtttggggttgaggttgacgttggcgtagacgtcgatcaagttcttcccacagatgctcaattgggttaagatccggggagcgggacggccagggtagcacatttacattgttttcggcgaggaagtccctttgtgacacgtgccgtgtgcggtctggcgttgtcctgctggaacaactcccgctgaacgtcaatgacaggtaagaggtgtggctgcaggatggtgtctcggtagcgtacggccgtaaggtttccctgaacgtggacaagatttgtacgaccagtatacgatattgctgcccacatcatcacactccctccaccaaatctgtccacttggcgtacgcagttaggggcataacgttcgtgagcacgtctgtaaacccggtttctaccatcacgtctctgcaataggaatctggactcatcactgaaccaaatgcgtcgccagttgcgtagattccatgcagtcacgttgttacaccatcggaggcgattggcgcgatggtgaggacgcagcacgatcccaacatagggcctcctggctctcagtccatgttccctcagcctgttccgcactgtctgacctgatatcctcctcagtcccggtatgctggctgttgtgctttcagctgtagcacaacggtcacgcaaatgaaGGACCCTTATGTaccgatcttgggctgctgtagtgacacgtggtcgacctgaacgccgacggtcatttgttgtcccagtattgttgtagcgggcagcaagccgtgaaatcgtgctctggctgacgtgtagacgcctagaaatggacgattgggattctccagcttgaagtcttccaatggcaatatttcttgtgacagtgtcaagacgtggcatgttgaatcagcttgaaaacaccacttgaaagacgccgatttccggcccgaagttgcggttttatagtcacacactgcatgctttccatgcgtaagttagGCGTGTAAGACTgtacgtgatgcagtgtggtgctgtattttttacttcttccaaaaacggcctccaatctcaacattttcaaccaagaaatgttttgaggaataaaatgtgtgctaactgtgactattgacaatattttgctcatgaaatgaagacaaaatgtatttatttcattttaaaataaaacaaaacacctatgcgtttctttttttggatagtatacatttttttcacatcttcCCTGCCAAGAACTgcaaaaatgtcaaacattttctAACGTCGGTTTTCAACATCAGATTTTGCTaattttgttcatatatatgttctaggcgaatgggTAAAAGTATTCAAACCCTCTACCATTTTAGCATGTAAGTTGtcagtaatcaaataaaatatctcGTTTTAGGTGGAATTCGACACAGACTGCCTGAAATTCTGGACGCTTtttctatatttacttacaagagaatgaCACTCTTTGTAAAACTTAAGCAACACACATTGAAGGGATGACCAAAAGACCGTTCCTATCTGATTGATAGCTTGAGTGGTGTGGGCAGACACCCTAACTTGTCATTTTGACCCTCACTCTAGAAAGTATTTTCgttggtatttatttatccgtgaataaatgaatggatgCTTGGATGTTAAAGTCGCTCGtagcaatgtttcagtcataacagaacaaggagtcattaggtgtgtatacgtACAAATCTTGTGATCTTGTGGCAGTGCGAGTCCATGCGGCCATAGTGATGTCCTAGTGTGGAAGACACCgtacattgtactgacaccgggaaAATCAGCGATATTTACTTTTTCCAACATCTACAGCCAGTGATATTTTAAACACTTATCAAAGTTGAAAATTATATCTACTCGAAGTATTCACTAACGATCATTACACTGGTAAAGACTGAATTTAGGCCATTTGTGCTACAAAATCGTTCCACCCAGTACTGTAAATATTAAAGCTAACCTAGggatttttcatttatcttttgttACGACTGTATGCGGAGCAAAGGACCTTTGATTAGAAGTTCTagatgtgttttgttacattggTTGGTGTTCTTATATCAAGCTAAATGCTAAAGGTCTGGCGATAGGGATGAACGTACCGCGTTATGACGCATTTTGAGTGTCAATTTCATCAGTTTTAATTTGTAAACtatactaccaggcaaaagaaaggtttcacccacttcttgagcccataaaacaaaaacaaaggcagatataagaattaagaagattggtttatgaacaagaatcattgtgaaatattctctcaaaaaggcttttaaatattggcattcaattggccacaaaacacaatgaaagagaaaaGGGGTCAGacgaaaaaattacacaaatgtaaagttaaatggcaagtgcatgtaaagtcacagtatccacagaaatgaaggactacagtcatcagtagcgagtgtggccatcctaggcatcaatgcaagcaagcacacgcctccgcattgacgtcgtcagtcgccggatgacgtcaacagggataacgttccataggtttaacagagcttgctcaagttcctgttggttagttggaggaggcaccagctgtctcaaacggcggtcaaggtgatccaagagatgctcaatggggttcatgtctgttgagttggctggccagggcaacacgatgacgtttgcggtctcgaggtagtctgtaacaatgcgggcagtgtgaggtcttgcgttgtcgtgttgcaagatcgatcctcttggctatcgttggaggaaaggaacgacgacaggtctcagtacctcatcaacgtatcgctggccagtcagattaccttgcataataaccagctgcgtcttcatttggtcacaaatccctccccaaaccatgacgcctccgagTCCAAACGGATACACCACTcgtacgcagtttggcgcgagacgctcgcctcttcgtcggaaaattcgaactctgccatcgttcctgaatagacagaacctgctct
Encoded proteins:
- the LOC135466154 gene encoding 52 kDa repressor of the inhibitor of the protein kinase-like, which translates into the protein MPVICAAYGCNSQLVKGGGISFFAFPKDATTRKVWLHYCKRDFDLKYHHKLCSKHFSKCMFDRDPEKLASLGYENAVARLTTGAVPDIPLSIEISSPLSEVPKQQQQQSVRPVSTPHRKAFTKRNRKRALDELLEEFEKDKENADPETSGENSHLPSEAESFQVMTEKVVIEAPVTRSVATQIGKAPLKTISKR